GAGTCGATTTCAAGTTTGCTAACTGAATTCCCAATAACACTTTCAAATGTCCTTTTTTTTGAAAATCATTGAGGAAAACATTTTAATTGCATAGAATAGAATCTCAGTTTACATCCTGAATTCAAATGGACCTCAACCTTGCCGAATACTAAGCTAACCATCTCATCAACACTTGGTCCCCTCACCTTAGCTTGAAAGAGGGACGTACCCAAAAGGATAGAGGAGGGCGGACGACCGACCAAACCGATCAACcgaccaatcaaccaaccaaccaatccaCCAATCCACCAACCGACCGACCAATCAACCGGCCGCACAAAATACCAAAAACTATCCGTATCCAAGATGAGGCGAGCCAGCCGAGGAGGGGATGAATCTGGTGCCGGTGCTCCCCGTCAGAACGGTGTGTCTGGGGCGAGAGGCGGCACCAGAGGAGCGGCTGCGGATCGGGGGGATACGGTAGCCGGCGGCGGCGGTGACGATGATGAGGCGGCGTGCAGCCCAGCAGACATGCAGGATGAGGACAATGATCCGGCGCGGAGGAGAGAGATCAGGAGCAAGTACAGGGACCTCATCAACTCTGTTCAACGTGAGTAGTGGATACGAGGCTCAATGACTAGCATCTAATGCAAAGGTAGTGGGGACTGTCTGGAAATGGTATCCATTGGCCATTGGCCACAACACTTTTCAAAAACGGTATTCTCCTTGTCAATGATTTTAAAAGTATTGGATTTGGTTAAGCATTGGCTGGAGGGAattaccacaacaacaacaacaacaacaacaacaacaacaaatccgTGATGGGGCTTGTGTAAGGGTCCACTTCgggggagaagggtggagaatcTGAAGGCAGATGCTAGCCTGTGACAGGGTTCGTGTTAAAACTCCCAGGTGCCTGGACACCTGGCAAGTTAAAAGGTCCAGTAGGTAATTGTGTGGgtaacctgaccaaattcacatagaaatgtgatttCTAGATCTgttattctcattgaaagcaagtctaaaacatcagcttcaaacagctgaacacACTAGGTGTAATTTTGGTTCTATTTCACTGCGGTTTAGATTGTACAATGAGTCTCTACATGACTTGTTTTGCCATATTATATCATTTTTATTAGGCGAATGTGATCTCATTTTATCAACCAGGAAATGGGGGAGAACATTTCTACCTGTTGtaccttttttttttaaccaatctatttcttctctcttcttcccagagaacagagaggacatgTTGAGTCCCACCAACAACAAACTGACAGATGTGTTGGAGGAGGCCAACAAACTGTTTGCAGAAGGTATGATAGGATCTGTCATCATGCTTCCTTCCTTCCTCGAAgtaaccactgatctaacatAGTCAGATTGGTGTGAGAGCTAACCCCTGCTTTAACCTGCTTTAACCTATCTAGTAATGTCTAAATCAGTGGTTATTCAGAGGAAGGATGTTATACTATCTGAATCGAATAGCCTCcctgtcttcttcctcctccctgtcttcttcctcctccctgtctacttcttcttcctccctgtctacttcttcttcctccctgtctacttcttcttcctccctgtctacttcttcttcctccctgtctacttcttcttcctccctgtctacttcttcttcctccctgtctacttcttcttcctccctgtctacttcttcttcctccctgtctacttcttcttcctccctgtctacttcttcttcctccctgtctacttcttcttcttcctccctgtctacttcttcttcttcttcccctgtctacttcttcttcttcttcctccctgtctacttcttcttcttcttcctccctgtctacttcttcttcttcttcctccctgtcgacttcttcttcttcttcctccctgtcgacttcttcttcttcttcctccctgtcgacttcttcttcttcctcctccctgtcgacttcttcttcttcctcctccctgtcgacttcttcttcttcttcttcctccctgtcgacttcttcttcttcctcctccctgtcgacttcttcttcttcttcttcctccctgtcgacttcttcttcttcttcctccctgtcgacttcttcttcttcttcctccctgtcgacttcttcttcttcttcctccctgtcgacttcttcttcttcttcctccgtcgacttcttcttcttcttcctccccgtcgacttcttcttcttcttcctccccgtcgacttcttcttcttcctccccgtcgacttcttcttcttcctccgtcgacttcttcttcttcctccccgtcgacttcttcttcttcctccccgtcgacttcttcttcttcctccctgttctgttttgtctcctctctcccagtccgTCAGGCCCGTGAAGCGGCTTTAGACGCCCAGCTCCTGGTGCTGGctacagacctggggaaggagaaGGCCAGCCAGCTACACGCAGAGGGATCAGCCTTCGACCCCGCAGCCTTTGCTGAACACCTGGTAATGAGGATtggggaggtagaggtggaggaggaatggggaggtggaggaggaatggggaggtggaggaggaatggggaggtggaggaggaatggggaggtggaggaggaatggggaggtggaggaggaatggggaggtggaggaggaatggggaggtgggggaggaatggggaggtgggggaggaatggggaggaggaatggggaggtggaggaggaatggggaggtggaggaggaatggggaggtggaggaggaatggggaggtggaggaggaatggggaggtgggggaggaatggggaggtggggaggaatggggaggtgggggaggaatggggaggtggaggaggaatggggaggtggaggaggaatgggGAGGTGGAGGAATGGGGAGGTGGTTtaatggggagggggaggaggaggaatggggagggggaggaggaggaatggggagggggaggaatggggaggggtggaggaggaggaatggggaggtggaggaggagaaggaatggggaggaggaatgggggaggataggggaggaggatggggtaGGTAGAGGGGGAGGTGACGAAGGTGAAGGTTACTGGTTGTCAGATTGCTACCCCTTTGTCCTTTGTGTGTCCGTTGGTCCACCAGCTGTCATTCATGGGTCTGAATCGCCTGGAGGAGGAAGATGTGGAGGGTGGAGCGAGCGGCGGGTACCTCCCCCAGGACGCCTGGCAGAGGGTAGCTAACAGATCTCAGCGCTGCTTCAGGACTGCTCCCTCTTTCCACtatatgtaagtgtgtgtgtgtgtgtttagagagcAGAAGGTAGCAGAGCTCAGTGCTGCCCCAtctttccagtgtgtgtgtgtgtgtgtgtgtgtgtgtgtgtgtgtgtgtgtgtgtgtgtgtgtttagagagcAGAGGGTAGCAGAGCTCAGTGCTGCTTCAGGACTGCTCCCtttttccactgtgtgtgtgtgtgtgtttagagagcAGAAGGTAGCAGAGCTCAGTGCTGCCCCAtctttccactgtgtgtgtgtgtgtgtgtttgtgtgtgtgtgtgtgtgtttagagagcAGAAGGTAACAGAGCTCAGTGCTGCCCCAtctttccactgtgtgtgtgtgtgtgtttagagagcAGAAGGTAGCAGAGCTCAGTGCTGCCCCatctttcctgtgtgtgtgtgtgtgtgtgtgtgtgtgtgtgtgtgtgtgtgtgtgtgtgtgtgtgtgtgtttagagagcAGAAGGTAACAGAGCTCAGTGCTGCCCCAtctttccactgtgtgtgtgtgtgtgtttagagagcAGAAGGTAACAGAGCTCAGTGCTGCCCCAtctttccactgtgtgtgtgtgtttagagagcAGAAGGTAGCAGAGCTCAGTGCTGCCCCAtctttccactgtgtgtgtgtgtgtgtttagagagcAGAAGGTAGCAGAAAAGTGTTGCCTCAtctttccactgtgtgtgtgtgtttaccaggaAGGTAGCAGAGCTCTGGTGCTGCTCCAtctttccactgtgtgtgtgtgtgtttagagagcAGAAGGTAGAAGAGGTCAGTGATCATGCCCCCATctttaacactgtgtgtgtgtgtgtttagaactAATAAAACAACAGAGCTCAGTGCTGCTTCAGGACTGACcccaagggtgtgtgtgtgtgtgtgtgtgtgtgtgtgtgtgtgtgtgtgtgtgtgtgtgtgtgtgtgtgtgtgtgtgtgtgtgtgtgtgtgtttagagagcAGAAGGTAACAGAGCTCAGAGCTGCCCCATCTTTCCACTGTGTGTGAATCGGTGTGTTTGAGGGCATCAGGTTCCGCATGGCGAGGCCCAGAAGTGCTACTATTGATCACATAACAAGTCGTTTCATTTGTCGATCAGTGATTCTGCAAACGCAAACAtcatcctcctccacctctttgaGTCAAAAGTGACCGCTCACTTAAATATACACGagaaaaatgtttaaaaagtctCTTTCCAACTCTCTTGTGTTGTCTCTCAACCAGGATGGGATCGTTCCTGGCTGAGCTACCGCCACCTCGCcagagggtagagagacagaggaaagttCCTGGGAAGGAGGTCAAGAGGATCATGCCCACTCAGGTCTCTGGCTTTAACACTGTTATATAGTAACTATATAAAACACACCAAAAAAGGCCATATCACAATTCTGGACAACACACAGCCAAGCCAGACCAAACCAAGGGTGTACTGGGATGGCCTTGGCTGTGTGTTGTCTAGTATTGTGATATGGCCTTTTTTGGTGTTTTATATAGTTCCTTTTGATGAGCCAGGATGTATGTGTTTAGTATGTCTGTCCATCTGTTGAcgattgtatttatttatttatttcaccttttatttaaccaggtaggctagttgagaacacctttatttaaccaggtaggctagttgagaacacctttatttaaccaggtaggctagttgagaacacctttatttaaccaggtaggctagttgagaacacctttatttaaccaggtaggctagttgagaacacctttatttaaccaggtaggctagttgagaacacctttatttaaccaggtaggctagttgagaacacctttatttaaccaggtaggctagttgagaacacctttatttaaccaggtaggctagttgagaacacctttatttaaccaggtaggctagttgagaacacctttatttaaccaggtaggctagttgagaacacctttatttaaccaggtaggctagttgagaacacctttatttaaccaggtaggctagttgagaacacctttatttaaccaggtaggctagttgagaacacttttatttaaccaggtaggctagttgagaacaagttctcatttacaactgcgacctggccaaaataaagcaaagcagttcgacacatacaacgacactgagttacacatggagtaaaacaaacatacagtcaataatacagtagaaaacaagtctatatacaatgtgagcaagtgaggtgagttAAGGGGGAAGCTTCCCTGGTTTTAACTGTATATTTCTGctttgaaaaaaataaataataataattatgtcAAGTAGACTAACCTGGTTAATTAAATGTTAAATAAAGTAATCAATATTTTATGTCATTGTCTGTTCCAGttgaagaggatggaggagtctCACCAGGAAGctacagagaaagaggtagagaggattCTGGGATACCTGCGGAGCTACTTCTTTGACGACCGTAAGTCATggctcttattattattataataacatATTGATATAGCGCTTTTCAAGGACCCAAAGTCGCTTTACAATTTGAAGGAAAAAAAAAAGACCGACTAGGGGGAGGGACCTTAGATCCTCTGCTCCAATGGGCTTCGAGAGGAATCAAGGATTGGTTGACCAGTAACATTTCTGAAAATATATGTTCGTTAAATAGAGAATTAGAATCAGAAAAACACAAGTCAAACTGTATGTCTCTCTAGCATGTATGGTTTGAAAGTTACAGCTGATTCACTCTGAGAATTTAGAATGATTAGAGGGAATATCATTTCATTATGGCCATGGTCAAAAGTGGTCCCTGGTATAGAACAAGAAGGCCCCGCCCACTGTTAAAGCTCCCAATTCACAACTTTATTGACAACCGCTTCCATCCAAAACGGATCCTCGTTTCTGTCACTGCTCGGGTAGAACTCTCCGCTCGGGTAGAACTCTCCGCTCGGGTAGAACTCTCCGCTCGGGTAGAACTCTCCGCTCGGGTAGAACTCTCCGCTCGGGTAGAACTCTGAGCTCGGGTAGAACTCTCCAAAACTAAATGTAGAACTCTAGCTCTGTTCCTCCTCCCGCTGTGTTTTTACACAGATTCTTGAAGGTTAAAGTCGCTAATAGGAACTCTCCGCTCGGGTAGAACTCTCCGCTCGAAGGTAGAACTCTCTAATAGGCTCGGGGTAGAACTCTCGTGCTAAGGGTAGAACTCTCCCCTCAGGGTAGAACTCTCACTCGGAACAGtttcatttaatttataatttCTCTTATAATTTATTTATAACTCTTTATTATTTAGAACTCTCTCAAAATGCTGTATTTATGTGGTTAATCAAAACTCTCGAAATGATACAGGGTAAAAAAAAGTAACTCTCCATTTGTTTACTATGTAGAACTCTCCACTGAGACAGGGTAGAACTCTCCGCATACATTTGGGTAGAACTCTCCGCTACATTTGAAATAGAACTCTCCGCTCATTTGAAATAGAACTCTCCGCTCGGTGGGCGGAACATTTGAAATAACTTCCAACAGCAACTGACAAGATAGCTAGCGTGGCTGCAGAAATAGATGTGTGGTAACATGAGCTGTTTCTAATTTAAACCAAAAGAAATCCAAAACTaaatgtagcctatactgtagctgAACCAGAAAAGAGAACCTGTTCCCTCCTGAAATAGCTGGTGTTTTTACACAGATTCTGCCATGAAGGTCCTAAAGTCGCTAATAGGCTACAACGGAGGTCGGCGACCTTGGCGTGCTAAGTTATCGTAGCATTTTCGACTGATCTCCCCGTCAGTTAGGATTGTAATATATGCAcattttcgtggaacagtttcatttaatttataatttATCTTATAATTTATTTATAATTTTAATTTATTATTTATAATAGTCTTCATATCTTGAAAACATGTGTATTTATGTGGTTAATCAAAACTCTTATCGAAATGATACAGACCTAAAAaaaaagtaacttctattgccatTTGTTTACTATGTAGAAATAACTTGGGTcggtccactgagacaggcgtgAATCAGTTGGGCGTCTCGTGCCATACATTTGAAATGTATGGGTGTCTCGTGTGCCATACATTTGAAATAGATGGGCGTCTCGTGTGCCATACATTTGAAATAGATGGGCGTCTCGTGTGCCATACATTTGAAATAGATGGGCGTCTCGTGTGCCATACATTTGAAATAGATGGGCGTCTCGTGTGCCATACATTTGAAATAGATGGGCGTCTCGTGTGCCATACATTTGAAATAGATGGGTGTCTCGTGTGCCATACATTTGAAATGTATGGGCGTCTCGTGTGCCATACATTTGAAAAAGATGGGCGTCTCGTGTGCCATACATTTGAAATGTATGGGTGTCTCGTGTGCCATACATTTGAAATAGATGGGCGTCTCGTGTGCCATACATTTGAAATGTATGGGTGTCTCGTGTGCCATACATTTGaaatagatggttatacatttcTCGTGTGCCATACATTTGAAATAGATGGGCGTCTCGTGTGCCATACATTTGAAATAGATGGGTGTCTCGTGTGCCATACATTTGAAATAGATGGGTGTCTCGTGTGCCATACATTTGAAATAGATGGGTGTCTCGTGTGCCATACATTTGAAATGTATGGGTGTCTCGTGTGCCATACATTTGAAATGTATGGGTGTCTCGTGTGCCATACATTTGAAATAGATGGGCGTCTCGTGTGCCATACATTTGAAATATATTTGCCACTGCTCGACTAAATGAATCTTGGTCGACCCAACAGCCCTTTCGACCCGAACAATCGATCAGTCGTCTAAATGGGATCAGCCCTACATCCTTATTTCATCAGCACTATAAAGTACAACCATATTCTACTATTGTAGAGAACAATCTAATGATTTAATTGTGTCATTCATAATGGTATAGGCTAAAGAAAATAACAAGGTTGAGGCATTAATTTACTAGCACCTTCTTAAATGGTCCCGTATTTCACTACTTTCTAGATTCTAGAGTAGTGAATTATTCGTCCTATAAGGTGTAACAAAATGTTTTATAAAAAAACTCTTGTTGTTGACATTTTTAGAATTATTCTGGGTTAGAAATGATTTGATGTtagttggttaaagagctatttgtgaTGTACAtattctccctttttctctccagcCACATCTCCCATCTCCTACTATGAGTTTGTCATAGACCCCACCTCCTTCTCCCGCTCTGTGGAGAACATCTTCCACACCTCCTTCCTGGTCAGGGTGAGTGGTTTATCCTGCAGGCATTACATTCTGGTCTGGGGCGaagaggggtttattctggtcagggcgaagaggggtttattctggtcagggaggaggggtttagaggggtttattctggtcagggcgaagaggggtttattctggtcagggcgaagaggggtttattctggtcagggtGAGTAGGGGTTTATCCTGGCAGGCATTACATTCTGGTCAGGGCgaggaggggtttattctggtcaggttTATTTGAAgagggtttattctggtcaggttGAAGATtctggggtttattctggtcagtCAGGAGGGGTTGAAGAGGGCgaggaggggtttattctggtcaggttgaagaggggtttattctggtcaggttgaagaggggtttattctggtcaggttgaagaggggtttattctggtcaggttgaagaggggtttattctggtcaggttGATTCTGGTCagaggggtttattctggtcagaGGGGTTGAAGAGGGcgaggggtttattctggtcaggcgaggaggggtttattctggtcaggggcgaggagggtttattctggtcaggcgAGGAGGGTTGGTCAGGGCGaagaggggtttattctggtcaggttgaagaggggtttattctggtcaggggttgaagaggggtttattctggtcagggttgaagaggggtttattctggtcagggggttgaagaggggtttattctggtcaggttgaggaggggtttattctggtcagggcgaggaggggtttattctggtcaggttgaagaggggtttattctggtcaggttgaagaggggtttattctggtcaggttgaagaggggtttattctggtcagggcgaggaggggtttattctggtcagggcgaggaggggtttattctggtcaggttGGTCagaggggtttattctggtcaggttgagggggtttattctggtcaggttgaagaggggtttattctggtcaggttgtcagaggggtttattctggtcagggcgaggaggggtttattctggtcagggcgaggggaggggtttattctggtcagggcgagGAGGGGTTTATCCTGGTCAGGCAGGaggtttattctggtcagggtttattctggtcaggcgaggaggggtttattctggtcagggcgaagaggggtttattctggtcagggcgaagaggggtttattctggtcagggcgaAGAGGGGTTTATTCAGAAGTGGTTTGGGTTTAGTCCCTGGATCAGGGGAGGAAGGGTTTATGGACTGGTCAGGGGATAGGAGGAAGTGTGTATGGACTAGTCCCTGGATAGGAGGAAGTGTGTATGGACTAGTCCCTGGATAGGAGGAAGTGTGTATGGACTAGTCCCTGGATAGGAGGAAGTGTGTATGGACTAGTCCCTGGATAGGAGGAAGTGTGTATGGACTAGTCCCTGGATAGGAGGAAGTGTGTATGGACTAGTCCCTGGATAGGAGGAAGTGTGTATGGACTAGTCCCTGGATAGGAGGAAGTGTGTATGGACTAGTCCCTGGATAGGAGGAAGTGTGTATGGACTAGTCCCTGGATAGGAGGAAGTGTGTATGGACTAGTCCCTGGATAGGAGGAAGTGTCAGCTAGATGTTATTGTTAGACAGCAGGAATCCACTTCAAGACACTGCTGTCTCCAACACTTCTCTTATTGATGTGTCTCATGGATAGTTGGTGACGACGTTGTTTGTGTTTCTCAGGATGGTTTGGCGAAAATGTACCTGGATAATCACAAACTTCCTTGTATCGGTAAGAGAGAATCCCCCATTGTGACAAAATGACTTTTCTTGTTAAGCTGTTTTGGGGTAATCGTTAAGCCATCATTACCTTGTCTTCATCTCTGACAGCCCCTgtggaggaaggggaggtggAGGCTGGAGGAGCGTCTAACAGGCAGCAGTGTGTCATCTCTATCAGCCCCAAGAGCTGGAAGGTAACACAcactgggacagggacacacgcactgggacagggacacacgcactgggacagggacacacGCACTGGGACATGGACACACGcactgggacagggacacacgcactgggacagggacgcacacactgggacagggacgcacacactgggacagggacgcacgcactgggacagggacgcacgcactgggacagggacgcacgcactgggacagggacgcacgcactgggacagggacgcacgcactgggacagggacgcactgggacagggactgggacatgggacacacacactgggacagggacacacacactgggacagggacacacacactgggacagggacgcacacactgggacagggacgcacacactgggacagggacgcacacactgggacagggacgcacacactgggacagggacgcacgcactgggacagggacgcacgcactgggacagggacgcacgcactgggacagggacacacacactgggacagggacacacacactgggacagggacacacacactgggacagggacacacacactgggacagggacacacacacactgggacagggACGCACACACTGGGACAGGGACGCACACACTGGGACAGGGACGCACACACTGGGACAGGGACGCACGCACTGGGACAGGGACGCACGCACTGGGACAGGGACGCACGCACTGGGACAGGGACGCACGCACTGGGACAGGGGGACGCACGCACTGGGGGACAGGGCGGCACTGGGCACTGGGACAGGGACGCACGCACTGGGACAGGGGCGCACGCACTGGGACAGGGCGCACGCACGCACTGGGACAGGGGGCACACACGCACTGGGACAGGGCGGCACACACGCACTGGGACAGGGCGGCGCACTGGGACAGGGGGCACACACGCACTGGGACAGGGCGGCACACTGCACTGGGACAGGGCGGCGCACTGGGACAGGGCGGCGCACTGGGACAGGGCGGCGCACATTGATTTTTAGCATAgtttctagtaattctatccgtATATAATTTAGTCTATAACAGTAGAGTAGCACCCCGTATTATCAGCGTATTCAACAGCGGATCAGAAATATATTCTTCAACAGTTActaaatattattattaacagTGTCACCTTCAACAGTTactaatatattattattaacagtgTTATCTTATTATTAACAGTGTTATCAATGTTTTGGGTTTTGGGATTATTGGTGTCGTAAAAACAATTAGCATGTTTCACATTTCAGTGGACTTTCTAACAACGATCAGCTTTTTGCTGTTTAGCCCCCCCAAAAATTACATCCCctattattggtattattggcCACCTTACTATTTTGTTAATTAAATGAATATATCTTTAAATTTTATTGTTCAGAAAAAGCCCGTTGCCCCATGCCCGTTGCCCCATGCCCGTTGCCCCATGCCCGTTGCCCCATGCCCGTTGCCCCATGCCCGTTGCCCCATGCCCGTTGCCCCATGCCCGTTGCCCCATGCCCGTTGCCCCATGCCCGTTGCCCGTTGCCCCATCCTGTAGACTCTTAAAAATGTTTCTTCACCGAAATATTCTTCAGTGTTGTAACCAAATAATGTTtcattatttttgttttacaGATTAATCTTATGTTTTGAGAAAGTAGATAACAGTTTAATAACTA
The sequence above is drawn from the Oncorhynchus gorbuscha isolate QuinsamMale2020 ecotype Even-year linkage group LG11, OgorEven_v1.0, whole genome shotgun sequence genome and encodes:
- the LOC124047522 gene encoding non-structural maintenance of chromosomes element 4 homolog A-like, with amino-acid sequence MRRASRGGDESGAGAPRQNGVSGARGGTRGAAADRGDTVAGGGGDDDEAACSPADMQDEDNDPARRREIRSKYRDLINSVQQNREDMLSPTNNKLTDVLEEANKLFAEVRQAREAALDAQLLVLATDLGKEKASQLHAEGSAFDPAAFAEHLLSFMGLNRLEEEDVEGGASGGYLPQDAWQRVANRSQRCFRTAPSFHYMMGSFLAELPPPRQRVERQRKVPGKEVKRIMPTQLKRMEESHQEATEKEVERILGYLRSYFFDDPTSPISYYEFVIDPTSFSRSVENIFHTSFLVRDGLAKMYLDNHKLPCIAPVEEGEVEAGGASNRQQCVISISPKSWKELIEAFDITEPLIHAPSTQNTE